The genomic DNA TCGCCATCCGGATTGTTTCATGTTTTTGGTTCTAACAGACTAATTGCAGGGCGAACGTCCGCGATCACCGAGTCGCGGCGGTTGACGTTCCATTGCCAAAACGCTCGGCTCCGCGACTTCGGTGCATCGCATTGTTATCCCGCGTATTCGCGAAGTATTCCGAGTTCCGATAAACGTTCAACGTATAGCAATCGGTCGGACGGTTCAAAGCAACAAAACACGATCGTTTTTGGATAGCTATGCTCCGCAAGCCAGTCCAGACATGTTCGGATCGCAATTTCACAAGCGGGTTGTTGAGGGAAACCGAAAGCTCCGGTGGATATGCACGGGAAGGCGATGGAATCGCAGTCCTGCTCGTCCGCAATTTGCAATGCTGCACGATAGNNNNNNNNNNNNNNNNNNNNNNNNNNNNNNNNNNNNNNNNNNNNNNNNNNNNNNNNNNNNNNNNNNNNNNNNNNNNNNNNNNNNNNNNNNNNNNNNNNNNNNNNNNNNNNNNNNNNNNNNNNNNNNNNNNNNNNNNNNNNNNNNNNNNNNNNNNNCATGGGACCGACAGCGTGAATTACGAAGTTTGCCTTGAGGTTGAACCCAGGCGTAAGACGGGCGT from Stieleria sp. JC731 includes the following:
- a CDS encoding macro domain-containing protein; the protein is YRAALQIADEQDCDSIAFPCISTGAFGFPQQPACEIAIRTCLDWLAEHSYPKTIVFCCFEPSDRLLYVERLSELGILREYAG